The Klebsiella quasivariicola region ATAACGGTCAAACAAGCGTAAACCCCTTATAAAATACCAGCGGGGAACACAGAAAACCTGGCTCCCCGGCGTGGAAAAACAGCACTGGCCTTATTCGGCGTCGTCGCTGTCTTGTTGCGGCGCAGAAGAGCCCTGCGCGCTACCACCGTGGTGATAGTTACTGGAACCGCCGCCAGCATTATTGCTGTGGTGAGACACCGGGCGAGACGGGACAACAGTAGAAATTGCGTGCTTATAGACCATCTGGCTGACCGTGTTCTTCAACAGGATCACGAACTGATCGAAAGACTCAATTTGCCCTTGCAGCTTGATACCATTCACCAAATAAATAGAAACCGGAACGCGTTCCCGACGCAAAGCGTTCAGGAACGGATCTTGTAAAGATTGCCCCTTAGCCATTCTCTCTTTTCCTTATATGTATGCTTGTTTTGTACTCAGAACCTTTCGATTCTCAAAAAAAATTACGCACGATACCGTTTAATTGTACACGTTCAGTTCTGGCTCGCACCAACAACCTGTAATACTTTGTTGAGCGCTTGTTCAGGTTGTTCACTGTCTAACCAGTGCACACCTTCCCAACCGCGCAGCCAGGTGACCTGACGTTTGGCTAACTGTCTCGTGGCGCAAACACCTCGATAAACCATCTCATCATACGGGATCTCGCCATTGAGATATGACCACATCTGGCGGTATCCGACACAACGGATGGAAGGCATATCCGTATGCAAATCTCCGCGGGCAAAAAGCGCCCGTACTTCTGCTTCAAA contains the following coding sequences:
- the hfq gene encoding RNA chaperone Hfq; translated protein: MAKGQSLQDPFLNALRRERVPVSIYLVNGIKLQGQIESFDQFVILLKNTVSQMVYKHAISTVVPSRPVSHHSNNAGGGSSNYHHGGSAQGSSAPQQDSDDAE